The window ACACATAAACTTTTGATGTAGTCCAGGATTGAATCCAGCTGCTCCCACTCTCCTCTCTCTGAAGGAATTTAAAGTCTAGGTGACCTGGAGGGGTTTGAGGATCCATGGTGGCTGTTGGGTGTAATTTCTTCACCTCATGACTCAGCAAGAGtttctgcaaaaatgaaataaagcctTTGCCTGAAGCTCTCACTGTGCCCATGACAGGAAGCCCTGGGAGTGTCTGTGACATCCTGGCTCTTTGGCAGCCTGGGGACTCCTGGGATGTCACCATGGAGCCCCCGGGACTGCCTGTGACACAGCGGTGCCTTTGCAGCCCAAGGTCCCCTGGGATGTCACCATGGAATTGCTTTGACTGTGTCTGACCACACGGCTCTTCAGCATCCCCAGAAACCCTTAGGAGGTCTCTGTGGAGCCCCTGTCTGTGCCTGTGACATTCTGGCTCTTGAACAGCCTGGAGACTCTTGGAATATCTCCATGGAGCCTCTCTGAGGGCCTGTAACAAATCTGATCCTTAGTAGGCAACCATCACCAGGACCTGTTCCTGTGGTCTGTTGCCATGGCAACCATCACCAGCCCCCTGCTGCTATGATCAGTCACTTGGCCAGCTCCATGGAGACCCTATACTGGAGGTGGTTGCCATGGACACCAGCTCAGGCCTGGAGCCAGAGCCTGTTGCCATGGCAACCATTTGCAGTCCCATCCCCCACTCCCCCCCCATTGCCAGgctcatggaatcacagagcaACTTTGAGTTGGGAGTGACCCATGGGGATCCTCCAGTCcaactgctggccctgcacaggacactccAACAAGCCCAGCcctttggcagtgctggccaaacactgctggagctcagacagccctggagctgggagcctTTCCTGGGGGGCCTCTTCAGTGCCCCAGCAGCCTCggggaaaaaccttttcctcaCATCCAGCCTAAACCTGCCCGCCTCAGCTTCTGCCAGTCCCTCCACTCCTCTCCCTGGGCACCAGAGGGAAAAAGTTCCCACAGCCTCCAGCCAGGGACCCACTCCCAAGGCTGCTGCTATGGCAACTAGGCCTGGCACCAGCTGGGATGCTCAGTTTCCATGGGCTGGGTTTCAGGAATGGCATTCCCCAATTTCCTGATCCTGCTGAAACTGTTCCGCCGCTCGCGTCCCTCCCGTCTCCCCTGCaaagcacaaaaggcaaagattcCAGGCTTGAATCAGAACAATTTAATGGgaacagcaatgagataaggaatgaaaatgaacagaaaaaaatttggtAACAGAAGGGATAAAACAAACTATTTACAGGGAAAACTACAACACCACCTACTGGATCTTCCTGGCCACATATTTCCTCCTGCCAGGAAAGGACACCCTTCTCCTCTGGTGAGAGAGAGGGAGTCCTTTTCCTGCCCCTGGTAATGACCTGAGATGGGATTGAACATAATGACAAGGCCATGGCCAGACCCACACATTCCTTCATCTCACAAGATGATAttgccacaggcaggaaaaggtACAGGTGTCTTCCCAGCATGGATCACAGGGAACATGGATCACAAAGTCTCTTCCTAATATGGGTGGGAatgaagcagaagcagcagataGAGCTCTTCCTGCAGTTGGGGCATTTGCAGGGCTTCCCTTACCTGTGCTTCCGTTTGTGTCTGGTCAAGTGAGAGCTCTGGGtgaagctcttcccacactggGGACACTCATAGGGCCTCTCCCCAGAGTGGATGTGCTGGTGAATGATGAGGTGGGAGTTTCACTTGAAGCCTTTATTGCAGTCAAGGCAGCGGAAGGGTTTCTCATCTGTGTGGATCTGCTGGtgcaggaggagatgggagcTGGTCTGAAACCTCTTCCCACACTCAGGACACCCATAGGgcctctccccagtgtggatGCGCTGGTGGGTGACGAGGTCGGAGTTGAAGCTGAGGCCCTTCCCACATGCCCCACACTTGTAGGGCCATTCCCCAGTGTGGATCATCTGGTGGCAGATCAGTTTGTTGCTCCGACTAAAGCTCTTCCCACACTCCAAGCACTTGTAGGGCTTTGCCCCATCCTGAAGCTGCTCATGGACCaccagctcagagccctggcTGGATCTCCGGCTGCCttccaggcacagggtgggTCTTTCCTCCTCAGAGCACCCTGGGCTGCGTTTGGAGCCCCTCCTCTTGCAGGATCTCTGGGGCTTTTCCTCCCCATTGGATTCctgtgctgtggagctgctcaAAACGGCCTCTTCCATGAGCTTCTGCTGTGGGGATTTGTCCTCCCTGGTCTCCATCCTCAGCTCCTTGTCTGGGGGAGGAAGGACAAGGAGAGGATGAGATTTGCCTCCAtgccagagggaaggggaaggaaatcCCCCCAGTGTGTCCCCGACAGGACGGCATCGGCAGCAGGGTTGTCCTGCAGCCGGGGGccatgctgggctgggagatgtagcaggagagagggggaaagggcCACTGACTTCCTCCTCACCTGCCTGGGTGTCCTGGggcatcttcctcttcctcacagcCTCCTTCTCCATCCAGACAAGGTTTGGGATTGGGAAATCCTGGTTTGGGAGAAAACAAGGAATGAGCACAATGAGTTTGTAGGTCCCTCTGTTCAAGTACCTCTCTAGAAGTCACCCGGGCATCTGgggtgtcttggtttgaaaggaaagatgtttgctaaggaaggcagaaacctccaTTGAAATTGATAAAAATGTAAGCAAATCTCCCCCTCTGTATTATTATAGTCTTGATATCAAAGTGCTCTCAGATAAAGATATAGGAATACAAATAATAATTCATtactaaagaaattaaaatgaaaatacagcaatacaaaaaaaaaacaacagaaaaccaaCTCGCTGAGAGAGTCAGCACACAACCTGACACTCTGTTGGTCAGGGTGctggtagcagtctgattaaatggtggctacagtcctcctggagtgacagatgtggttttGTTCAAGTAGTGATCCCACAGATGGGTGTAGCTTACCTCTGAAGTTACGGTGCTGTAGATGGGTCTGCTCTCTCCTCTGgaaatccagtggagaaagacTGTGGTATTCTGActctcagattatatccagtcaggaatgcttggctcctccccctgggtggagcatctcacaatgggctgatgtcattttatcagtcctgcagtgagactcaatggcccattaccagaagatatccccctggagggaggatgggtggtggcagagataaagaacactgccccacctagttttaacagctggcccattaacagaagatatcccccAATTATGAGGGTTGGGTCATGGAGGAGATAATGAAAACTGCCCCACCAGGTTataacagatggtaatagaatacatacttttggttacatcttgcattgcaacctaagACATGGAGTCCATAAAAACCTCCCAAACACCAAGATTCAGCCCTGAAAATGCCTTCCAGGAGTTCCCCATCTCTGGTTTCCCTCTgagacccttccccagctccaaaCCACAACAAATCCAGCATTAACAGCATTTTCCATCTTTAGAATCCACTGGCAATTTGGAGTTCACTGTACAGTTTAATCCTGGTGGGAAAAGCAAGGGAATTTTCCCAGTGTGTGACATCCAGCCATTGTTATTCATGTCTAAGATTTAAAAGTCTTAACAATGAAAAGTaatactaaaaaataataataaaaacaagaacaagaaataaAGCCCCGAATCCCAACAATCAGATCagaaacatgtttttgtttgtagTAATAGATTTttactaaagaaataaatgaaagggaTTTAATTTGTAATTCAGACAAAATATGTTTCATCTTTTTCCAAGGTTCTGGTCCCCTTCCTCCAGGGTAATTTCCTTTACTCACCCACTTTCTAATACTTAGAAGGGAGTTAAGCACACTGGAAAAGACAACAGCTCCTGTTTCAAAGGGAAGCAGCCACCACTCCAGTGAACCTGCATTGCCCCCAGGCATGTTTGTGCACTTGAAGGGTGAGCGGGTGTTGGGACAGAGATCTCAAACTCTTTCTAAGGCTGTGAGAAACCCACAAGTGGCAAAGTATCATTGTGGGTCAACTCCTGCTGAAATTCCATTCACCCACACCCTCCAAATGGgcaagcagggctgggctctggcaggGTTCAGTTTTGAGTGCCTTGTGCTCCCTGGCATAGAAGTGGTCCTATGAACTCTGGTACTGATGGACTGTGGAATGGctgctgaaggaggaggagggggaatcTCAGGAGACAGGAAAGTctcttcttctcccttctccctgcagaACCCCCTCTCCAAAGAGAGATGCCTGTGCAGGGTTTACATGGGACTCCTACCCTCAGCCCAGTGTCTGACCCACTGTGTGGTCTGCAGGAGCCAAAGCCAGAGGAGTCCCAATATCAGTCACCACACGGTCCCCacacagcaggagaaagcaCTGCTTGCAGTGGGGCTGCTGATCTGTGACCTATCCTAGTTCTGTCCACCCCACTCCTCTCAGCCACAGGCACTAGAAAGATCCCAGGAATGCCAAACTGCTGTACCAGATGGCAGGAGCACTCCTTGCTGTGGCCTCAAGGATGCTGGGTGACCTCGTGGATGAAGATCTCTGGCTGGTGATGGAATGTGTGGATGGAGGTTGAAAGGAGGTTGTTGGAGACACACATGGGGCTGAAGGAAAGATGGCAGCTGTcagtggggagggcagggaccCCGCTTGTGAGTCCATTGCCTTGGACACCCTCAGCCACAAGATGTCCAAGAAGTCACACAAGGCTTTGGCACTCTCAGCCTTCTTTCCCCCAAGTTCCAGCTTTCCGGACATTGACAGTAGAGAACCTTGCTTGTTTTTAGAGCTAGAACAAAGATCCCAGATGGAACAAGCCTTGCTGGTTTTAGTCAGAAGCATCAGTGACCAAAAGTTGTACTTCCTTTGGTTTGCTCACATCTTTGTTCCTTCTCAGTGTtcaggctgggctgtggggtgccctcatttgctgcattttctgagCTCCTCTTGCATCCTTTGAGCAATNNNNNNNNNNNNNNNNNNNNNNNNNNNNNNNNNNNNNNNNNNNNNNNNNNNNNNNNNNNNNNNNNNNNNNNNNNNNNNNNNNNNNNNNNNNNNNNNNNNNNNNNNNNNNNNNNNNNNNNNNNNNNNNNNNNNNNNNNNNNNNNNNNNNNNNNNNNNNNNNNNNNNNNNNNNNNNNNNNNNNNNNNNNNNNNNNNNNNNNNNNNNNNNNNNNNNNNNNNNNNNNNNNNNNNNNNNNNNNNNNNNNNNNNNNNNNNNNNNNNNNNNNNNNNNNNNNNNNNNNNNNNNNNNNNNNNNNNNNNNNNNNNNNNNNNNNNNNNNNNNNNNNNNNNNNNNNNNNNNNNNNNNNNNNNNNNNNNNNNNNNNNNNNNNNNNNNNNNNNNNNNNNNNNNNNNNNNNNNNNNNNNNNNNNNNNNNNNNNNNNNNNNNNNNNNNNNNNNNNNNNNNNNNNNNNNNNNNNNNNNNNNNNNNNNNNNNNNNNNNNNNNNNNNNNNNNNNNNNNNNNNNNNNNNNNNNNNNNNNNNNNNNNNNNNNNNNNNNNNNNNNNNNNNNNNNNNNNNNNNNNNNNNNNNNNNNNNNNNNNNNNNNNNNNNNNNNNNNNNNNNNNNNNNNNNNNNNNNNNNNNNNNNNNNNNNNNNNNNNNNNNNNNNNNNNNNNNNNNNNNNNNNNNNNNNNNNNNNNNNNNNNNNNNNNNNNNTGTTCTCTTGCTTGCTGTGTGATCCAAAAGGACTGTGGCTCCAGGAGGGAAGTTGTGAAAGCAAAATGCTCTTTCTTGGCATTGGCTTGTTGTGTGGGATtttccagcacaggcagctttTTCTCCTAACAGCATCTGGTTCAGGTGAAGGTCACCTCACACTTGGATACTGAGAACCTCCTTCTTCAGTGAGCGGGAAAGAACCTTTGGTGTTCAGAGATCCCAGTTGTTCCCTTTCAACACTAACATGAGACCAGTAAGCTCTAGTACGACCCTTGTCACATGCCAGCACTCCCTGGATGGTCTCAGTTTCCTATGGCTAGATCAACCCAGTCACTCCCAGTCTGATGTGACTGTCTCCCAACGTGATCCCAGTTGCTCCCAGTCACCCCCAGTATTGGGGATGATGTGCAAGGTATGTTCCCAGTCACTCTCAGGTACTCCCAGTATAAGTCTAGTTACTCCCAGTATAATCCAAAGATGGATTGCTGGGAGGCCTCATGGAATCATGGAGATCATTGTGACACTCTAGGTCTCCATGGAACCGTGGTGACACCAGGTTGACTGGGAGTGTTGATGTGCTGCAGGGTAGGAGGActctgcacaggcagctggacaggctggatccaggGACCAAACCCAACAAGGTGAGGTTTAACAAGTCCAAGTGTCGGGTCCTGCACTTTGGCCACAACAacccctgcagtgctacaggctggggacagagtggctggagagcagccaggcagaaAGAGACCTGGGGCACTGATGGACAGCAGACACTGGACATGAGgcagcagtgtgcccaggtggccaagaaggccaatggctcCTGGCCTGGATCAAGAACAGTGTGGCCAGtaggaccagggcagggattcTTCCCCTGTGCTCGGCACTGGTTGGGCAGCATCTCAAGTGCTGTGTCTAGTTCTGGGCCCCCAATTTAGGAAGGCCATGGAAGGGCTGGggcatgtccagagaagggcaacaaggctCGTGAGGGGTGTGGAGCACAgctcctgagggagctggggttgtttatcctggagaagaggaggctcaggggagacctcatcactctctacagctcctTGACAGGAGGGGGCAGCCAGGTGGAGGTTGGGCTCTTTTCCCAGGGTacagggacaggacaaaaggacacagccttaagctgcaccaggggatgTTTAGGCTGGACATGAGGAaattttctccacagaaaggGTGCTTgggcactggaatgggctgcccagggaggtgggtGAGTCACCGTTCCTGTAAGTGTtgaaggaaagactggatgtggcactcagtgccatggtgtGGGTGACAAGGTGTTGCtgggtcacaggttggacttgatgctCTCCAAGGTCTTTTGCATCCCAGTTGATTCTCTGGTGATTGTGACCCTGCAGGGCCCTGGGGAAGCAAGGGGCCACTGTGACACTGCGGGGCCTGGTGGAACTCAGAGGACCACAGTGACACTGTGTCCCACATGGCACCACAGAGCCAAGGGGCCATGGTGACACTGTGGAGATACATGGAAGCACAGAGTCCATGGTGACAGTCGGGGTCCTCGTGGAATCACAGAGGCCACTGTGACACTGCTGGGCCTTGTGAAACCAAGTGGCCACTGTGGAACCAAGGAGACCCTGGTGAGACCCTGAGGCCCAGTGGGATCAAGGGGCCATTGTTCCATTGCAAGGACTCCTGGAACTAAGGGAACACCCATGACACTGTGGTGCCCCATGGAACCAAGGGTCCCTGGTGACACTGCAGGATCTTCTGTAACCAGGGCACCATTGTGGCAGTGCACCACCAAGGGATTCATTGTGGCCCTCTGAGGCCTCATGGAACCAAGAGGCCCCTGTGAGACTGCAGGGCCTTGTGGAACCATGCAGAGCATTGTGACAGAGAAGAACCTCATGTCATGACGGGGCcactgggacactgcagggcCCCATGGAAAAAAGGGGACAGTGTTGCTCCTCAGGGACTCATGGAATGAAGGAAACATGCTTGACACCGTGGTGCCCCTTGGGACCAAGAGGCCGTGGTGACAATGTAGAACCAATGAGAGCATTGTTGCACTGTGAGAACTCATGGAACCAAGGCTCCACTGAGACACTGTAGGGCCGTGGGGGACCAAGGCGACATTGTGACACTGCAGGGCCCAAGGATCCAAGGGACTTTGTGACACCAAGGGCTCCCATGGAACCAAAGGGACATTGTGACCCTGGGAGGCCTCATGGAATCATGGAGACCATTGTGACACTCTAGGGCCCCATGGAACCATGTTGGCTGGGAGTGTTATCTGCTGCAgggtaggagggctctgcacAGGGACCAGGACAAGCTGGATCCAGGGACCAAACCCAGCAAGGTGAGGTTTAACAACTTCACCTTGTTGAGTCCTGCACTGTGGCCACAACAACCCCTGCAGTGCTaaaggctggggacagagtggctggagagcagccaggcagaaAGAGACCTGGGGCATTGATGGACAGCAGACACTGGACATGAGGCAGCAGTGTgtccaggtggccaagaaggccaatggctcctggcctggatcaggaacaATAGGGCCAGTAGGACCAGGGGAAGGATtcttcccctgtgctcagcactggttGGGCAgcacctcaagtgctgtgtcTAGTTCTGGGCCCCCAATTTAGGAAGGCCATGGAAGggctggagcaagtccagggAAGGGCAACAAGGCTCGTGAGGGGtgtggagcacaagtcctgtgaggagcagctgagggagttggggAAGTTTATcctggaggaggctcaggggagacaaGGCAGTGTCAGGGCACAAGTTGGACATAATGATTTCCAAGTTCTTTTCATCTtgctgattctgtgattctctgaaacCACTCTTGGAGCAGGTGCAGGATGAGCCCTGGGCCTCCTCTTCAGAAGGTGCAGCATCCCAGGTCCCTCAGCTTCTCCACACAGGCCCCAAAGCCCATCCTGTCAGTCCTGCAgagcctctccagctcctcctcatcgCCCAGAAGAGGGAGTCCCACAGTTAGACACAGCAGCCCAGATGTGCCCCCCTGgcctgtgctgcctctggcaAGGGAGCAGCACAAGGCACTGCAGGACCCTGCAGACAATTCCTGAAGTACTTGTAGGATGATCCTGCTCCCCAAGGGACGTTCCCATGGTGCCAAGTGGGGAACTGAAATGGGGAGTGGGGCCAGAGAGGAAAGGGCAAACAGGGATGGGCTGTTTGCAGGGGATGGAAGAGGGGTGGGCAATAAGAAGAAATCTgaagcaggaagaggaaagaaaacaaaggtgAAGCAAAGGAAATGCTCAGGGCAGTTTGGGGGTAGCTGCCAGGCAGCCTTGACTCTGAACAACAACATCTGCTGTGGGACAGGAAATTCACAGCTCATGGGAACAAACTTTCTGGCTGACTTCAGAGGCCATAACAAACCTGAGTGGTTTCCTTCCCATCCCCCAGTCCTTCCTGGCCCCAGGGGCTGATGGCATTTGTGCTCTCTCAGGTTCatctccccacagcagcaccatggGGGTGCTGACGCCTGCTCTGGGCAGTGCAAACAGGGGCTCCTGAGCCAGTGCTGCCGTGTCTGTGCCTGCAAGGATGCGGCACCTCNNNNNNNNNNNNNNNNNNNNNNNNNNNNNNNNNNNNNNNNNNNNNNNNNNNNNNNNNNNNNNNNNNNNNNNNNNNNNNNNNNNNNNNNNNNNNNNNNNNNNNNNNNNNNNNNNNNNNNNNNNNNNNNNNNNNNNNNNNNNNNNNNNNNNNNNNNNNNNNNNNNNNNNNNNNNNNNNNNNNNNNNNNNNNNNNNNNNNNNNNNNNNNNNNNNNNNNNNNNNNNNNNNNNNNNNNNNNNNNNNNNNNNNNNNNNNNNNNNNNNNNNNNNNNNNNNNNNNNNNNNNNNNNNNNNNNNNNNNNNNNNNNNNNNNNNNNNNNNNNNNNNNNNNNNNNNNNNNNNNNNNNNNNNNNNNNNNNNNNNNNNNNNNNNNNNNNNNNNNNNNNNNNNNNNNNNNNNNNNNNNNNNNNNNNNNNNNNNNNNNNNNNNNNNNNNNNNNNNNNNNNNNNNNNNNNNNNNNNNNNNNNNNNNNNNNNNNNNNNNNNNNNNNNNNNNNNNNNNNNNNNNNNNNNNNNNNNNNNNNNNNNNNNNNNNNNNNNNNNNNNNNNNNNNNNNNNNNNNNNNNNNNNNNNNNNNNNNNNNNNNNNNNNNNNNNNNNNNNNNNNNNNNNNNNNNNNNNNNNNNNNNNNNNNNNNNNNNNNNNNNNNNNNNNNNNNNNNNNNNNNNNNNNNNNNNNNNNNNNNNNNNNNNNNNNNNNNNNNNNNNNNNNNNNNNNNNNNNNNNNNNNNNNNNNNNNNNNNNNNNNNNNNNNNNNNNNNNNNNNNNNNNNNNNNNNNNNNNNNNNNNNNNNNNNNNNNNNNNNNNNNNNNNNNNNNNNNNNNNNNNNNNNNNNNNNNNNNNNNNNNNNNNNNNNNNNNNNNNNNNNNNNNNNNNNNNNNNNNNNNNNNNNNNNNNNNNNNNNNNNNNNNNNNNNNNNNNNNNNNNNNNNNNNNNNNNNNNNNNNNNNNNNNNNNNNNNNNNNNNNNNNNNNNNNNNNNNNNNNNNNNNNNNNNNNNNNNNNNNNNNNNNNNNNNNNNNNaaaaaaaaaaaaggacacctaacccccaacaccCTGCTGCAGTCCTGGCCCTGCCACcgccagggctgtgcctggcccCGATGTTAGcgttcaggaacacacataacCACGAATGGTTACATGAAGGTGCTTAATttaaagagctctgggtgtcaggggtacacatacccaaatctgacccaaTTTGGGTTTTCAAGTTGAACATATTTTATACTCTATAATTATgcaacttacatattaattattaaacttacattgttctattgtatgcattgtttttacccaagcatgaATTTCTCGTGATCCCCCCTTAGCCCCCTAGCATGGTTCCCCATGTTCtctaaacaataattatatctaatcacatctaacaattttatcatttatcatatactgactacacaggtgcagCTTGACCTGGtctttagcaagcacaaggcctaacatttccaGGGCCTGCTTTTCCCATGGCTTTCCAAACCTAACTTTCTAAGTCCCCGAATTTTCTAAGATTTAAGGCCTTTTACTATCACCGAGAGCACTCAGGCCCTGCAGCAACACTagagcaggagggcagcagggcagtggcacgggagcagcactggcaacaccaagtgctgctgctcctgggcacagctgctgtgccagcactgatctgcccccagctctgcacacagacactgctgctgcagctccagagaagggaacaaaaGGGGGATCTCTGGAGAAAACTTTGCTAGAAGAACCTTTACTTCATTTACAGCCACCAAGAGCACAGCCCCTCGTTGACACAGTGTGTGGCTGCAGTGAAGGtggagagaaacaaaatgagaaatggcACAAATAATTGTCTTTCTTTATGgacaaaattaaataactaaaactaagaaaaaaagaacctccaaaatgaaattaacCAGAAATATCAAAGATGACTTTTATTACAACTGATTTGCAGAAATTCACCAGCAGTTTAATGTTCCTGAAACCCTCCAGTCATCAGTGCCCACACTGCAGCCTTGATCTCCTGGTTCCTCAGGCTGTAGATGAGGGGGTTCAGGGCTGGAGGCACCACCGAGTACAGAACTGACAGGCCCagatccagggatggggaggagatCAAGGGGGGCTTCAGATAGGCAAATATGGCAGTGCTGAGAAACAGGGAGACCATGGCCAGGTGAGGGAGGCAGGTGGAAAAGGCTTTGTTCCGCCCCTGCTCAGAGGGgatcctcagcacagccctgaagATCTGCACATAGGAAAAAACaatgaacacaaaacaacacaatGATAAACTGCCAGTGACCACAAGGAGCCCAAGTTCCCTGAGGTAGGATTTGGAGCAGGAGAGCTTGAGGATTTGTGGGATTTCACAGAAGACCTGGCCCAGGGCattgccctggcacaggggcagGGAAAATGTATTGGCCGTGTGCAGCAGTGAATAGAGAAAGCCACTggcccaggcagctgctgccatgtGGGCACAAGCTCTGCTACCCAGGAGGGTCCTGTAATGCAGGGGTTTGCAGATGGACATGTAGTGGTCGTAGCACGTGATGGTCAGCAGGGAAAACTCTGAcccaagaaagaagaaaatcagaaagacCTGTGCAGCACATCCTGTGTAGGAGATGTCTCTGGTGTCCCAGAGGGAATTGTGCATGGCTTTGGGCACAGTGGTGCAGATGCAGCCCAGGTCACTGAGGGCCAGGTTGAGCAGGAAGAAGAACATGGGGCTGTGCAGGTGGTGGCTGCAGGCTACGGCGCTGATGATGAGGCCGTTGCTCAGGAGGGCAGCCAGGGAGATGCCCAGGAAGAGGCAGAAgtacaggagctgcagctgttgcGTGTCTGCCAATGACAGCAGGAGGAAGTggctgatggagctgctgtTGGACATTTGCTGTGGCTGCACATGGGGATCTGttcatgaagaaaaagacagtGAAGAGTTAGAGGAGTTTGTAACCAAAATCAAAGCCATTTTCCGTTTTCCCTCCCCTGTAAAACACACGGACACACTTTTATGTTTACGAGTTCTGAGGTTTTCTTTATAACCTTCCCCAATGTCTCTCCTGGTATTCTTGGATATCAAACCTTCATGATTTCTGCTGCCCCCAAGGAGAACAGAGCAAGTTCTGTGAGGTAAAGTGATGAGTGGAGGGTGAGGGGTGATGGTGTTCGGTTCTGACCTGTTCAGAGTTTCTCTGGGCATTAATCTTTCTCAGTGGAGAAGATCACCTTCCCAcgtgtcatggggtgactttacct is drawn from Parus major isolate Abel unplaced genomic scaffold, Parus_major1.1 Scaffold555, whole genome shotgun sequence and contains these coding sequences:
- the LOC107199292 gene encoding olfactory receptor 14A16-like — translated: MSNSSSISHFLLLSLADTQQLQLLYFCLFLGISLAALLSNGLIISAVACSHHLHSPMFFFLLNLALSDLGCICTTVPKAMHNSLWDTRDISYTGCAAQVFLIFFFLGSEFSLLTITCYDHYMSICKPLHYRTLLGSRACAHMAAAAWASGFLYSLLHTANTFSLPLCQGNALGQVFCEIPQILKLSCSKSYLRELGLLVVTGSLSLCCFVFIVFSYVQIFRAVLRIPSEQGRNKAFSTCLPHLAMVSLFLSTAIFAYLKPPLISSPSLDLGLSVLYSVVPPALNPLIYSLRNQEIKAAVWALMTGGFQEH